The Verrucomicrobiota bacterium DNA segment TAACCCAAGGGTTAAACCAGTATTCACTACTCGGGCCTTTGAATAACAGCCAGCCGATTCCGGCGCCCTGCGTCCACGCGGGGCCATCCTGGTCCGCTTTATGTTGGTGGGGCGGTTTTGACGTCAGTTGTTTTCGGAAGAAATCACCGGCAGTTCGTAAGGAAACTTTGGGCCAATCCGATCCAATCCAGGGACCAAAACAAGAACGCCACGCTCGATAAGCTTTGCCTTCTAGCAAAGGCTTCCAAGCCTGCGCTGCATTGATCTTATCATATTCAATCTTACTTCGGTTGTCAGAAGTCCAGGTTTTCAGCATTAGGTAACCCCATTTTATGAATTCCCATGTATTCATGCCGAACATCTTGGCGATGCTTTTGAAGCCATCGTAAAAATGAGCTTTATCGGTGTCCGGGAAGATCCCAAAATCAAGGGGGCGCGAGAGCGCCAAATCATAGATGCTTCCTTTTTCATTCAATGGAATGTGCTTCATTATATCAAAAGCATTATGATACCAGGGCCCCATGCCGTGCCACGAATACTCCGTAGGCATGTTGTTCTTATGGAGGCGGGAACTTCTGAAGAAGCCACCTGGCTGATCGGTGCTTTCATACACGGAAACGCTATGGCCTAAACGAATTAATTCATGGGCGGCACTTAACCCGGATATACCTGCCCCGAAAATAGCGATTGATTTCATGGGTCTTCTTTCTTGTATCGTGAGTATTTGGGCGTTTGACCAGTGTGTTCTCCCAACCGCGTTGCCAGCCCGCCGGTGCGGACTCATGGAGGTCGGCTTCAACATTGATGATGACATCCACGCGGTTGCCAATCATGCCTTGGTCCGCCTGCTTCCCTACTACCTATCGCTTCGAGCCGCGAAATCCGCCCATGAAATAAATGATCAGGCAGATCACTAGAATCAGGCCGAGCCCGCCACCGCCATAAACCGGGCCACCCATGTAAAACCCGCCACCACCGAACAGGAGGAGCAAAACCACTATGAGTAATATCATATTCATGCGGGTAAGGTAACACCCGCTGGCACCTTTGCTATGGGGTCTTCACCCCATCGTG contains these protein-coding regions:
- a CDS encoding DUF3309 domain-containing protein: MNMILLIVVLLLLFGGGGFYMGGPVYGGGGLGLILVICLIIYFMGGFRGSKR
- a CDS encoding NAD(P)-binding protein, with the protein product MKSIAIFGAGISGLSAAHELIRLGHSVSVYESTDQPGGFFRSSRLHKNNMPTEYSWHGMGPWYHNAFDIMKHIPLNEKGSIYDLALSRPLDFGIFPDTDKAHFYDGFKSIAKMFGMNTWEFIKWGYLMLKTWTSDNRSKIEYDKINAAQAWKPLLEGKAYRAWRSCFGPWIGSDWPKVSLRTAGDFFRKQLTSKPPHQHKADQDGPAWTQGAGIGWLLFKGPSSEYWFNPWVKYLREEGVKFYWEKPLARLEFDGARIVSAFCAGERIQADAYILAINPFTTAEILSTDPELERQEQLKLFKPLIQGGPHTQVSFRLAFSDVIRFPRVRTAVVVSDSEFNLTLFAEEQVWDKGVDLGNNIKSLWTGTSCISGVPGRIYQKAVNKLHKGRIHRGD